A single genomic interval of Lodderomyces elongisporus chromosome 8, complete sequence harbors:
- the CIC1 gene encoding proteasome-interacting protein cic1: MAKTRSKGPVSPAANKVVKPVKAKSSKTKAKRITEPKEEVEEQKSESSSTPSANQIPEKVPLKALSELAKFIKREQEAKADKSQKEVNGDGKKSQLFEEDDEIPSDLFLIVESKKFFSSKPQFKPKTIKLTKPIYNTTDTKTCLIVRDELVKNNEDIEKLEGENLSTLENIIPFSSLKTEFKAYEKRRDLHAQYDLFIVDDAVLNSMPNLLGKVFYQSNKVPVPVRVTNSSNNKQLSLPTLKNQLEKVLSSTVYVPPQGTVVSIKVGQLDAKELHQELARNIENIVGAFDLNTVKSIMLKTTTSPALPLFYTDKLFDEEDVVREEESTSEAEAVKSVVPKKESAFEASLAELADSETIAKVLGKKLREEKQEKKKDIKGKVGKSKK, encoded by the coding sequence ATGGCCAAAACAAGATCTAAGGGACCTGTATCACCTGCGGCTAACAAAGTAGTTAAACCTGTTAAAGCAAAGTCTTCAAAGACAAAGGCAAAAAGGATTACTGAGCCAAAAGAAGAGGTAGAAGAGCAGAAATCCGAATCATCTAGTACACCATCTGCAAATCAAATACCTGAGAAGGTTCCTCTTAAAGCTTTGTCTGAGCTTGCAAAATTTATTAaaagagaacaagaagCCAAGGCAGATAAATCTCAAAAAGAAGTGAATGGCGATGGAAAGAAACTGCAATTatttgaagaagacgaCGAGATCCCATCTGATTTGTTCCTCATAGTTGAGTCTAAGAAGTTTTTTAGCTCTAAACCACAATTCAAgccaaaaacaataaagcTTACCAAACCTATCTACAATACAACAGACACAAAAACATGTTTGATTGTTCGTGATGAGTTAGTCAAGAATAACGAGgatattgaaaaactcGAAGGTGAAAACTTGTCAACACTTGAGAATATTATTCCATTCTCTCTGCTCAAAACTGAATTTAAAGCTTACGAAAAGAGACGTGATTTGCATGCGCAATACGATTTGttcattgttgatgatgccGTGCTCAACTCGATGCCAAACTTGTTGGGTAAAGTGTTTTACCAATCTAATAAGGTTCCAGTCCCTGTCCGTGTTACAAATTCATCGAATAACAAGCAGCTTTCACTTCCGACATTGAAAAATCAGTTGGAAAAAGTCTTGTCCAGTACCGTATATGTCCCACCTCAAGGCACAGTAGTGTCTATCAAAGTAGGGCAATTGGATGCCAAGGAATTACACCAAGAGCTTGCCAGAAACATTGAAAACATTGTAGGTGCATTTGACCTCAACACAGTCAAGTCAATCATGTTGAAGACCACAACTTCTCCAGCATTGCCATTGTTCTACACTGATAAATTGTTTGATGAAGAGGATGTTGTTCGTGAAGAAGAGAGCACTAGCGAAGCTGAAGCTGTTAAGAGTGTTGTGCCAAAGAAAGAGCTGGCGTTTGAAGCATCTCTTGCAGAATTGGCTGATTCTGAAACCATTGCTAAAGTACTTGGTAAGAAGttgagagaagaaaaacaagagaagaaaaaagacatAAAAGGTAAGGTTGGTAAATCGAAAAAATAA
- the ILV5 gene encoding Bifunctional acetohydroxyacid reductoisomerase (BUSCO:EOG09262N3C), whose translation MFRFNAKALASAKPIVGSVRYVRTINFAGTNEVVHERSDYPAQKLKEFFSGSPIAVIGYGSQGYGQGLNLRDNGLDVSVGVREGGESWKLAQEDGWVPGKNLFPINEAIDRSSYVLNLLSDAAQSSTWPQIKDRLEGKTLCFSHGFSPVFHELTKVEPPSNVDTILVAPKGSGRTVRSLFKEGRGINSSYAVWKDVSGKAEEKAVALAIAVGSGYVYETTFEREVYSDLYGERGCLMGGIHGMFLAQYEVLRENGHTPSEAFNETVEEATQSLYPLIGKYGMDYMYDACSTTARRGALDWYPRFKDALKPVFEDLYQSVKDGSETKRSLDFNSQADYRDRLEEELQTIRNMEIWKVGKEVRKLRPENVQV comes from the coding sequence atgttTAGATTCAACGCTAAGGCTCTTGCTTCCGCTAAACCAATTGTTGGTTCCGTTAGATACGTGCGTACAATCAACTTTGCTGGTACAAACGAGGTTGTCCACGAGAGATCTGACTACCCAGCTCAAAAATTGAAGGAATTCTTTTCCGGTAGCCCAATCGCCGTTATTGGTTACGGTTCCCAAGGTTACGGTCAAGGTCTTAACTTGAGAGACAATGGTTTAGATGTGCTGGTGGGTGTTAGAGAAGGTGGTGAGTCATGGAAATTGGCTCAAGAAGATGGTTGGGTTCCAGGTAAGAACCTTTTCCCAATCAACGAAGCTATTGACCGTTCCTCATACGTCCTCAACTTGTTGTCAGATGCTGCTCAATCATCTACATGGCCACAAATCAAAGACAGATTGGAAGGTAAGACCCTTTGTTTCAGTCACGGTTTCTCCCCAGTCTTCCACGAACTCACAAAGGTTGAACCACCAAGCAATGTTGACACAATTTTGGTTGCTCCAAAAGGTAGTGGACGTACCGTGAGAAGTCTTTTCAAGGAAGGTAGAGGTATCAACTCATCATACGCTGTTTGGAAGGACGTTTCCGGTAAGGCTGAAGAGAAGGCTGTTGCTTTGGCCATTGCTGTTGGTTCAGGTTACGTTTACGAAACTACATTTGAAAGAGAAGTCTACTCTGACTTGTACGGTGAAAGAGGTTGTCTTATGGGTGGTATCCACGGTATGTTCTTGGCTCAATACGAAGTCCTTAGAGAGAATGGTCACACCCCAAGTGAAGCTTTCAACGAGACTGTTGAAGAAGCTACCCAATCATTGTACCCATTGATTGGTAAATACGGTATGGACTACATGTACGATGCTTGCTCAACCACTGCTAGAAGAGGTGCTTTGGACTGGTACCCAAGATTCAAGGATGCTTTGAAACCAGTGTTTGAAGACTTGTACCAAAGTGTTAAGGATGGTTCCGAGACCAAGAGATCTCTTGACTTTAACTCACAAGCTGACTACAGAGACAGATTGGAAGAGGAATTGCAAACTATCCGTAATATGGAAATCTGGAAGGTCGGTAAGGAAGTACGTAAGTTGCGTCCTGAAAACGTCCAAGTTTAA